The following are from one region of the Gammaproteobacteria bacterium genome:
- a CDS encoding prephenate dehydrogenase/arogenate dehydrogenase family protein, which yields MTATIERLAIIGTGLIGGSLARALREADAVDEVVGYSRHPGNIQKAVDLGVIDRGCISIAEAAEDADVVVVATPVGVIEQVFAELLPVIHEDMVITDVGSVKQDIIQCARARLGNAFSCFVPGHPIAGTEHSGIEASFAELFDNHNVILTPVEETDPVAVARIETMWEVTGARVETMDAADHDEVMAACSHAPHVLAYALVDLLVRQDNHREIFRFAAGGFRDFTRIASSSPDMWRDISLHNRHALTRVLTDYRDNLDDIIQMIQSRDGDALRDTFHRAKHARDEYFLNRKKET from the coding sequence ATGACCGCAACAATTGAACGTCTGGCGATTATCGGAACAGGGCTGATTGGCGGTTCACTCGCCCGCGCCTTACGCGAAGCGGACGCGGTTGACGAGGTTGTCGGCTACAGCCGGCACCCGGGAAATATCCAGAAGGCCGTTGACCTGGGCGTCATTGATCGTGGCTGTATAAGTATTGCTGAAGCAGCAGAAGATGCTGATGTTGTTGTAGTGGCCACACCGGTGGGCGTTATCGAGCAGGTATTCGCGGAATTGTTGCCGGTCATTCATGAAGACATGGTGATTACCGATGTGGGCTCGGTCAAGCAGGATATAATTCAGTGCGCGCGCGCGAGGCTTGGCAACGCTTTTTCCTGTTTTGTTCCCGGGCACCCCATTGCCGGTACCGAGCATTCCGGTATTGAGGCATCATTTGCAGAGTTGTTTGACAATCACAATGTTATTCTGACCCCGGTTGAAGAAACCGACCCGGTTGCTGTCGCCCGTATTGAAACCATGTGGGAGGTGACAGGCGCTCGTGTCGAAACCATGGATGCGGCGGATCACGACGAGGTCATGGCCGCCTGCAGTCATGCGCCGCATGTACTGGCCTACGCGCTGGTGGACTTGCTGGTCAGGCAGGACAATCATCGGGAGATATTCCGATTTGCTGCCGGTGGTTTCCGGGACTTTACCCGTATTGCGTCCAGTTCACCGGATATGTGGCGTGATATCAGTCTCCATAATCGTCACGCGCTCACCAGGGTGCTGACCGATTATCGTGATAACCTGGATGATATTATCCAGATGATACAGTCGCGTGATGGCGATGCATTGCGTGACACCTTCCATCGCGCCAAGCATGCGCGCGATGAATACTTTTTGAATCGCAAGAAAGAAACATGA
- the hisC gene encoding histidinol-phosphate transaminase — protein MAFDPFSLAQPGICDLQAYQPGKPVDELERELGITNIIKLASNENPLGPGPKAVSAMQAALPESSRYPDGNGFRLKQVLARRYNVDQNRITLGNGSNDVLELLARVFAGPGLDVVFSRHAFAVYPIAAMAVGANPVVVPARHWGYDLDALLASITDTTRLVFIANPNNPTGTWLNETELSAFLDAVPDHVVVVLDEAYAEYVDEPGYPDSIAWLADYPNLVVTRTFSKAYGLAALRVGYALSSVEVADLLNRVRQPFNVNALALAAAEAALADNAYLEQSVAINKAGMQQLVEGFRKLGLDYIESVGNFVCVDVAREAAPVFKALLQQGVIVRPVANYEMPNHLRVTVGTQEENQRFLAALETVLS, from the coding sequence ATGGCATTCGATCCTTTTTCGTTGGCTCAACCAGGTATTTGTGATTTGCAGGCTTACCAGCCCGGGAAACCGGTAGATGAGCTTGAGCGTGAACTGGGTATTACCAATATCATCAAGCTGGCATCCAATGAAAATCCTCTGGGTCCCGGACCCAAGGCGGTGAGCGCCATGCAGGCCGCCTTGCCTGAAAGTTCCCGTTACCCGGATGGCAATGGGTTTCGACTGAAGCAAGTGCTGGCCCGGCGCTACAATGTTGATCAAAACCGCATTACCTTGGGTAACGGATCCAATGACGTGCTTGAGTTGCTGGCGCGAGTGTTCGCCGGCCCCGGTCTGGACGTGGTTTTTTCCCGGCATGCGTTTGCTGTTTATCCTATTGCCGCCATGGCGGTAGGTGCCAATCCTGTAGTTGTGCCGGCGCGGCACTGGGGTTATGACCTGGATGCGCTATTGGCATCCATCACTGACACGACGCGCCTGGTGTTTATCGCCAATCCCAATAATCCGACCGGTACCTGGCTGAACGAAACGGAACTGAGCGCATTCCTGGATGCGGTACCTGATCATGTGGTTGTTGTGCTTGACGAGGCTTACGCGGAATACGTTGACGAACCCGGCTATCCCGACAGTATTGCGTGGCTGGCGGATTATCCCAACCTGGTGGTCACGCGAACATTCTCAAAGGCCTATGGGCTTGCGGCCTTGCGTGTGGGTTATGCCTTGTCCAGTGTTGAGGTGGCGGATTTGTTAAACCGTGTACGCCAACCTTTTAATGTCAATGCCCTGGCACTGGCTGCAGCCGAAGCTGCGCTTGCAGATAATGCGTACCTGGAACAATCAGTAGCGATCAATAAGGCTGGTATGCAACAGCTTGTCGAGGGCTTTCGGAAGCTTGGGCTGGATTATATTGAATCAGTCGGAAATTTTGTCTGCGTGGATGTTGCCCGGGAAGCGGCACCGGTATTCAAGGCGCTGTTGCAGCAAGGCGTGATTGTCCGTCCTGTTGCCAATTATGAAATGCCCAATCATTTGCGCGTCACTGTTGGCACACAGGAAGAAAACCAGCGTTTTCTTGCCGCGCTGGAAACCGTGTTGAGCTAA
- the pheA gene encoding prephenate dehydratase: MDDRLKQLRERIDGLDEKILELISERAACAQEVALVKQESGSSAYYRPEREAQVLRRILKNNNGPLADEEMARLFREIMSACLALESRQLIAFLGPEGTYTQEAALKHFGHSVRTLPLNAIDEVFREVEAGTTPFGVVPIENSTEGVVSHTLDSFMGSSLYICGEVELRIHHQFLSKSTELSAIKRVVSHRQSLAQCREWLDANLPGIERVAAGTNAEAAMIASSDPEVAAIASESAAQLYKLNILVANIEDEPDNTTRFLIIGKQETEPSGDDKTSLLVSCKNRPGGLADLLMPLSRHKISMTRIESRPSRKGMWEYVFFLDIEGHHRNPKIAAALADLEEQAAFLKLLGSYPKAVL, encoded by the coding sequence ATGGATGATCGACTCAAGCAATTACGTGAACGCATTGACGGTCTGGATGAAAAAATCCTTGAGCTGATCAGTGAACGTGCCGCCTGTGCCCAGGAAGTGGCGCTGGTCAAACAGGAAAGCGGCAGCAGCGCCTATTATCGGCCGGAGCGCGAAGCCCAGGTGCTCAGGCGCATACTCAAGAACAATAATGGTCCGCTAGCCGATGAAGAAATGGCCCGGTTGTTTCGAGAGATTATGTCCGCGTGCCTGGCGCTGGAATCCAGACAGCTCATCGCGTTCCTGGGGCCGGAGGGCACCTATACACAGGAAGCGGCGCTCAAACATTTTGGTCATTCAGTCCGAACCCTGCCGCTCAATGCCATCGATGAAGTCTTTCGCGAGGTTGAGGCGGGCACCACTCCTTTCGGTGTAGTACCTATTGAGAATTCCACGGAAGGCGTAGTCAGTCACACGCTGGACAGCTTCATGGGTTCATCGCTTTATATTTGCGGTGAAGTCGAATTGCGCATTCATCACCAGTTTCTGAGCAAGAGCACAGAACTCTCCGCCATCAAGCGCGTGGTCTCGCATCGCCAGTCACTGGCACAGTGTCGTGAATGGCTGGATGCCAACCTCCCCGGTATCGAGCGCGTCGCCGCCGGCACCAACGCCGAAGCGGCAATGATCGCCAGCAGTGATCCGGAAGTAGCGGCTATAGCAAGTGAATCAGCAGCGCAACTTTACAAACTCAACATTCTTGTCGCCAACATTGAGGATGAACCGGACAATACCACCCGGTTCCTGATAATCGGCAAGCAGGAAACCGAACCAAGCGGCGATGACAAAACCAGCCTGCTGGTATCGTGCAAGAATCGTCCCGGTGGCCTCGCGGATCTGTTGATGCCATTGTCCAGGCACAAGATCAGCATGACGCGCATTGAATCGCGTCCGTCGCGCAAGGGCATGTGGGAGTACGTGTTCTTCCTGGATATCGAGGGCCATCACAGGAATCCGAAGATTGCCGCGGCCCTTGCCGACCTGGAAGAGCAGGCTGCATTCCTGAAGTTGCTGGGCTCCTATCCCAAGGCAGTATTGTAA
- a CDS encoding 3-phosphoglycerate dehydrogenase family protein — protein sequence MHKIQTLNNISEKGLGRLPSDKYEIGNTVSDPDAILLRSFKMHDMELPASLKAVGRAGAGVNNIPVEKMSGLGIPVFNAPGANANAVKELVLAAMLMVCRNIGPAWDFARSLEGTDEEIGKATEAGKKNYAGYELPGRTLGVVGLGAIGRYVANAAIALGMKVIGFDPGITVEGAWQLSANVDKAANIEELLREVDFVTFHVPLVDATRNMINADTIKLMKKDAVVLNFARNGVVDDMAVVAALDAGNLRGYACDFPSNLLKNHAKVIALPHLGASTGEAEENCAIMVADQVSDFLENGNIRNSVNFPEVVVSRETDFRIVIANENKPAMLGQISTAVADAGLNIHDMVNRSRGEMAYTLVDVDSEVPQSVIAAIAAIDGIRSVRVIAG from the coding sequence GTGCACAAGATCCAGACCTTGAACAATATTTCCGAGAAGGGCCTTGGTCGCCTTCCGTCAGACAAGTATGAAATCGGCAACACTGTTTCTGATCCGGATGCCATCCTGTTGCGATCTTTCAAAATGCATGACATGGAGCTGCCAGCGTCGTTAAAGGCGGTTGGGCGCGCCGGCGCCGGCGTGAACAACATACCTGTTGAAAAAATGAGCGGCCTCGGCATCCCGGTATTCAACGCGCCTGGCGCCAATGCCAACGCTGTGAAGGAACTGGTGCTTGCGGCCATGCTGATGGTTTGTCGAAACATCGGGCCGGCCTGGGATTTTGCCCGTAGCCTTGAAGGTACGGATGAAGAAATCGGCAAGGCGACCGAGGCGGGCAAAAAGAATTATGCCGGCTACGAGTTGCCCGGGCGTACGTTGGGCGTAGTAGGCTTGGGTGCAATAGGACGTTATGTCGCCAATGCAGCCATTGCCCTGGGCATGAAGGTCATCGGCTTTGATCCCGGCATTACGGTTGAAGGTGCATGGCAATTGTCCGCCAATGTAGACAAGGCGGCCAATATTGAAGAACTGCTGCGCGAAGTCGACTTCGTCACTTTCCATGTTCCGCTGGTTGATGCAACCCGCAACATGATCAATGCCGATACCATCAAGCTGATGAAAAAAGACGCGGTCGTACTCAATTTCGCCCGCAACGGCGTTGTTGACGACATGGCTGTGGTTGCCGCACTGGATGCTGGAAACCTGCGCGGTTATGCCTGTGATTTCCCCAGTAATCTTCTGAAGAATCATGCAAAGGTCATTGCTTTGCCTCATCTGGGCGCTTCCACTGGAGAGGCAGAGGAAAACTGTGCCATTATGGTGGCTGACCAGGTCAGTGATTTCCTGGAAAATGGCAACATCCGCAATTCGGTCAATTTCCCGGAAGTAGTGGTTTCGAGAGAAACCGATTTTCGTATCGTGATTGCCAATGAAAACAAGCCGGCCATGCTGGGCCAGATTTCAACCGCTGTGGCTGATGCCGGGCTGAATATTCACGATATGGTAAATCGCTCGCGTGGTGAAATGGCCTATACGCTGGTGGATGTGGACAGTGAAGTACCGCAATCGGTAATTGCCGCCATTGCCGCCATTGATGGAATCAGGTCAGTTCGCGTCATCGCGGGCTGA
- the serC gene encoding 3-phosphoserine/phosphohydroxythreonine transaminase — MSRVFNFSAGPAVLPKAVLQQAHDELLDWQGSGVSVMEMSHRGKEFMSIAAQAEKDLREIMAIPDNYKVLFLQGGASSQFTMVPMNLLGDKTTADYAYTGHWSKKAVAEGKRHCDANVVVDTSADKFTTLPPQSGWKLNKDAAYLHYTPNETIAGVEFNWTPEAGDVPLVADMSSSILSRAIDVSKYGVIYAGAQKNIGPAGLTIVIIREDLLDLAGDNVPPMLHYKIHADNDSMYNTPPTFAWYMAGLVFQWIKKQGGVKAMAEINKRKAGKLYDAIDASGGFYRNPVQKDARSLMNVPFILVDEALDKDFLDGAAKTGLVQLKGHRSVGGMRASIYNAMPEEGIDVLVDYMKQFQSEKG, encoded by the coding sequence ATGTCCAGAGTATTTAATTTCAGTGCCGGTCCTGCTGTATTGCCTAAAGCTGTCCTGCAACAGGCGCATGATGAACTGCTTGACTGGCAGGGGTCGGGTGTCTCGGTGATGGAAATGAGCCATCGAGGCAAGGAGTTCATGTCCATTGCGGCACAGGCAGAAAAAGACCTGCGCGAAATCATGGCTATTCCTGATAACTACAAGGTCCTGTTCCTGCAGGGCGGCGCATCCAGCCAGTTCACCATGGTGCCTATGAATCTTCTTGGCGACAAAACCACGGCCGACTATGCCTATACCGGGCACTGGTCCAAGAAGGCTGTTGCTGAAGGGAAGCGTCATTGTGATGCAAACGTGGTAGTTGATACCAGTGCTGACAAGTTCACAACCCTGCCGCCGCAGTCCGGGTGGAAGCTCAACAAGGATGCTGCCTACCTGCACTATACGCCCAACGAAACTATCGCCGGTGTTGAATTCAACTGGACTCCGGAAGCCGGGGATGTGCCGTTGGTGGCAGACATGTCGTCAAGCATTTTGTCCCGCGCGATCGACGTCAGCAAGTACGGTGTGATTTACGCCGGTGCACAAAAGAATATCGGGCCGGCCGGTCTGACCATTGTTATTATTCGTGAAGACCTGCTGGATCTCGCCGGTGATAACGTGCCGCCAATGCTGCATTACAAGATTCATGCGGATAACGATTCAATGTACAACACGCCGCCAACCTTTGCCTGGTACATGGCCGGCCTGGTGTTTCAATGGATCAAGAAGCAGGGCGGTGTAAAGGCCATGGCGGAAATCAACAAGCGCAAGGCCGGCAAGCTTTATGATGCTATTGATGCGTCCGGCGGTTTTTATCGCAACCCGGTACAAAAGGATGCGCGCTCGCTGATGAATGTGCCCTTTATTCTTGTCGACGAAGCGCTCGACAAGGATTTTCTGGATGGCGCGGCAAAGACCGGGCTGGTACAGCTCAAGGGTCATCGCTCGGTCGGTGGCATGCGTGCCAGTATTTATAACGCCATGCCGGAAGAAGGTATTGATGTGTTGGTCGATTACATGAAGCAATTCCAGTCTGAGAAAGGTTAA
- the gyrA gene encoding DNA gyrase subunit A yields the protein MTEEFAKETIPVNLEDEMRQSYLDYAMSVIIGRALPDVRDGLKPVHRRVLFAMHELSNDWNKAYKKSARVVGDVIGKYHPHGDSAVYDTIVRMAQDFSMRHPLVDGQGNFGSIDGDAPAAMRYTEIRMARIAHELLADLEKETVDYSPNYDGTEQIPDVLPTRLPNLLINGSAGIAVGMATNIPPHNLNEVVNACLALIDNPDIDIAGLMEHLPGPDFPTAAIINGTKGIHEAYRTGRGRIYVRARVEFEDLKNDRQQIVVTELPYQVNKARLLEKIANLVKEGKLEGISELRDESDKSGMRMVIVLKRGEVADVVLNNLYQHTAMQSVFGINMVALENGQPRTFGLKDILECFVRHRREVVTRRTLFDLRKSRERAHLLEGLAVALESIDDVVALIRKAKDPAEAKLELMARTWAAGGVIAMLADSDRNLSRPDELGQDFGLLQSGYRLSEAQAQAILDLRLHRLTGLEQEKIHSEYRELLARIVDLLDILRNPERLMQVIRDELIAVRDQFGNARRTEILQSEIDLNLEDLIAEEDVVVTLSHAGYVKAQPLSEYRAQRRGGRGKSATTMKEEDFVDKLFIANTHDTLLCFSSRGKAYWLKVYEIPQASRGARGKPIVNLLPLDQGEQVNAVLAIREYTEGHFVFMATSDGTVKKTALTDFSRPRSSGIIALDLAEGNHLVGVGLTRGDCDIFLFTDAGKVIRFHELDVRPMGRNARGVRGILLKDDQSVISQIISSPDHENHAILVGTSLGYGKRTPISEFPIHKRGGQGVISTQTGGKCGEGVGATLVADDDEIMLITSGGTLIRTRVAEVSIMGRNTQGVRLIGLGEGERLVGMDNIVETEDESEDSSSED from the coding sequence ATGACAGAAGAGTTCGCCAAAGAAACCATACCGGTCAATCTCGAAGACGAGATGCGGCAGTCCTATCTGGACTACGCCATGAGCGTGATCATTGGTCGCGCGCTGCCGGATGTGCGTGATGGCCTGAAACCTGTGCATCGGCGCGTGCTGTTCGCCATGCACGAGCTGTCCAACGACTGGAACAAGGCCTACAAAAAATCCGCCCGCGTTGTCGGTGATGTCATTGGTAAATATCACCCGCACGGTGACTCAGCCGTCTATGACACCATTGTTCGCATGGCGCAGGATTTCTCCATGCGTCACCCGTTGGTGGACGGCCAGGGTAACTTTGGCTCAATCGACGGCGATGCGCCGGCAGCCATGCGTTACACCGAAATTCGCATGGCGCGAATCGCCCATGAGCTGCTCGCCGATCTTGAAAAAGAAACCGTCGATTACTCGCCAAACTATGACGGCACCGAACAGATTCCGGATGTTTTGCCCACGCGCCTGCCCAACCTGCTTATCAATGGTTCGGCCGGCATTGCCGTGGGCATGGCGACCAATATTCCGCCGCATAACCTTAACGAAGTGGTCAACGCCTGCCTGGCGCTGATTGACAATCCCGATATCGATATTGCCGGGTTGATGGAACACCTGCCGGGGCCGGATTTTCCGACGGCTGCCATTATCAATGGTACCAAGGGAATTCATGAGGCCTACCGGACCGGTCGTGGGCGAATCTATGTGCGCGCTCGTGTCGAGTTCGAAGACCTCAAGAATGATCGCCAGCAAATCGTTGTAACCGAATTGCCGTACCAGGTTAACAAGGCAAGGTTGCTTGAAAAAATTGCCAACCTGGTTAAGGAAGGCAAACTCGAGGGTATCAGCGAACTGCGTGACGAGTCTGACAAGTCCGGTATGCGCATGGTTATTGTGCTTAAGCGTGGCGAGGTGGCGGATGTTGTGCTGAACAACCTGTATCAGCACACTGCCATGCAGAGTGTTTTTGGTATCAACATGGTGGCGCTGGAAAACGGCCAGCCACGTACGTTTGGTCTCAAGGACATTCTCGAGTGTTTTGTTCGCCATCGTCGCGAAGTGGTAACACGCCGTACCCTGTTTGACTTACGCAAGTCCCGTGAGCGTGCCCACCTGCTTGAAGGCCTGGCCGTTGCCCTGGAAAGTATTGATGATGTTGTCGCCCTGATTCGCAAGGCCAAGGACCCGGCAGAGGCGAAGCTTGAATTGATGGCGCGCACCTGGGCGGCCGGTGGCGTGATTGCCATGCTCGCTGACAGCGACAGGAACCTGTCACGGCCTGACGAGCTGGGCCAGGATTTTGGTTTGTTGCAGTCCGGCTATCGCTTGTCGGAAGCACAGGCACAGGCAATTCTGGATCTTCGCCTGCATCGCTTGACCGGCCTTGAGCAGGAAAAGATTCACAGCGAATACCGCGAGTTGCTCGCCAGGATCGTGGATCTTCTGGATATTCTGCGGAACCCCGAGCGCCTGATGCAGGTTATTCGCGATGAACTGATTGCCGTGCGCGACCAGTTTGGCAATGCCCGCCGTACCGAAATTCTCCAGTCCGAGATTGATCTCAATCTTGAAGATTTGATCGCCGAGGAGGACGTGGTGGTCACGCTGTCTCATGCAGGTTATGTCAAGGCACAGCCGCTCAGCGAGTATCGCGCCCAGCGCCGTGGAGGTCGCGGTAAATCGGCGACGACCATGAAAGAAGAGGATTTTGTCGATAAGCTGTTCATTGCCAACACCCACGACACATTATTGTGCTTCAGCAGCCGCGGCAAGGCGTATTGGCTAAAGGTGTATGAGATTCCGCAGGCCAGTCGCGGTGCCCGTGGCAAGCCTATCGTCAATCTTTTGCCGCTGGATCAGGGTGAGCAGGTTAACGCGGTGTTGGCTATTCGTGAATATACCGAAGGTCACTTTGTATTCATGGCCACCTCGGATGGCACGGTCAAGAAAACAGCCCTGACGGATTTCTCCCGTCCGCGCAGCAGTGGCATTATCGCGCTTGATCTCGCTGAAGGTAATCATCTTGTGGGTGTTGGCCTGACGCGGGGCGATTGCGATATTTTCCTGTTTACCGATGCCGGCAAGGTGATTCGTTTCCACGAGCTGGATGTGCGACCAATGGGTCGAAACGCCCGCGGTGTTCGCGGTATTCTGCTCAAGGATGATCAATCTGTTATTTCCCAGATTATTTCGTCGCCGGACCATGAGAATCACGCAATCCTGGTAGGCACCAGCCTCGGGTATGGCAAGCGCACGCCGATTTCCGAGTTCCCGATTCACAAGCGCGGTGGCCAAGGCGTTATTTCCACGCAAACCGGCGGCAAGTGTGGTGAAGGCGTAGGCGCGACACTGGTTGCCGATGATGACGAGATCATGCTGATAACAAGTGGCGGCACGTTGATTCGCACGCGCGTCGCCGAAGTGTCGATCATGGGTCGAAACACGCAGGGAGTCAGGTTGATTGGCCTGGGAGAAGGCGAACGCCTGGTAGGTATGGACAATATTGTCGAGACCGAGGACGAGTCAGAGGATTCCTCATCCGAAGACTAG
- the mtnA gene encoding S-methyl-5-thioribose-1-phosphate isomerase, which produces MTSQHKHPDLSRFDRVRPVAWEGGRLRLLDQRVLPAKEHWLDYDEIGQAAQAITDMVVRGAPAIGITAAYAVVLAARDHYQRSGDAWKQTISADLDRLIEARPTAINLRWAVEFMRGQFAAIEGDPVAVLETLAGRIHQDDIAFNREMGRLGSALIAPGSGVLTHCNTGSLATGGFGTALGVIRYGVADGKIDRVFADETRPWLQGSRLTAWELVQDRIPVTLLADGAAAHLMKLGQVNWVIVGSDRIAANGDVANKIGTYSAAVNARHHGVKFMVVAPTTTVDMATATGDEIPIEARAESEVLGCGGQRIAAEGAGAWNPAFDVTPAELVDVIVTEKGVVEQPTTEKMAAMMAG; this is translated from the coding sequence ATGACTAGCCAACATAAACATCCTGATTTGTCCCGGTTTGACCGGGTTCGACCCGTTGCCTGGGAGGGCGGCCGCTTGCGCCTGCTCGACCAGCGCGTGCTGCCCGCCAAAGAGCACTGGCTTGACTATGACGAGATCGGGCAGGCAGCGCAGGCGATTACCGATATGGTGGTGCGCGGCGCCCCGGCAATCGGCATCACCGCGGCATACGCCGTCGTACTGGCAGCGCGAGACCACTATCAGCGCTCAGGAGACGCCTGGAAGCAGACCATTTCCGCCGATCTGGATCGCCTGATCGAGGCCAGGCCAACAGCAATAAACCTGCGCTGGGCGGTCGAATTCATGCGCGGACAATTTGCCGCCATCGAGGGTGACCCGGTAGCAGTCCTGGAAACCCTGGCCGGCCGGATTCACCAGGATGACATTGCCTTCAACCGTGAAATGGGTCGCCTGGGTAGCGCCTTGATCGCGCCCGGCTCGGGTGTGTTAACCCATTGCAACACCGGCTCGTTGGCCACCGGCGGCTTTGGTACCGCTCTTGGCGTGATCCGTTACGGCGTTGCTGACGGAAAAATTGATCGAGTGTTTGCCGATGAGACCCGGCCATGGCTGCAGGGCAGCCGGCTGACAGCCTGGGAGCTTGTGCAGGACCGGATCCCGGTAACCCTGCTTGCGGACGGCGCCGCTGCCCATTTGATGAAATTGGGGCAGGTGAACTGGGTAATCGTGGGTTCAGATCGCATTGCCGCCAACGGTGACGTGGCCAACAAGATTGGCACCTATTCGGCGGCCGTCAATGCGCGGCATCATGGCGTCAAGTTCATGGTAGTGGCACCTACGACAACGGTGGATATGGCGACAGCGACCGGAGATGAAATTCCTATCGAAGCTCGTGCCGAGTCCGAAGTGCTGGGATGTGGTGGTCAGCGTATTGCGGCTGAAGGTGCCGGCGCCTGGAACCCGGCATTTGACGTGACACCGGCGGAGCTGGTGGATGTTATTGTCACCGAAAAAGGAGTAGTTGAGCAGCCAACGACGGAAAAAATGGCTGCCATGATGGCCGGCTGA
- a CDS encoding TRZ/ATZ family hydrolase, with product MTKIDRLIIASWIVTADNDNRVLTDHCIAVNNGRIVDLVPRDEATTRFTAGEIVDRTGYALIPGLINAHTHASMTLFRGLADDLALMDWLQNHIWPAEARWVSPAFVRDGAELAVAEMLRSGTTCFCDMYFFPEDVAHIALNTGIRAVIGMIMIDFPSAYAQTADEYLSKGLSLHDDLRASELVKTAFAPHAPYTVSDAPLGRIAMYADELDIPVTMHVHETAHEVEEAQNQVGKRPIQRLQEIGLLNPRLNAVHMTQINDDEISLLADSGVHVVHCPESNLKLASGFCPVQKLLDAGVNVALGTDGAASNNDLDMLAEMRTAALLAKGVAGNPSAVPAMTALRMATINGAKALGLEEETGSLEQGKAADIVAVRLDTLETQPVYDPVSQIVYSAGREHVADVWVAGEHLLKEGKLTTLNETELLNKARHWRGKIAETPSSE from the coding sequence ATGACAAAAATCGACCGCCTGATTATCGCCAGCTGGATTGTTACCGCGGACAACGACAACCGGGTGCTTACCGATCATTGCATTGCCGTGAACAACGGCCGCATTGTTGACCTGGTTCCGCGGGACGAAGCAACAACACGCTTTACCGCTGGCGAAATCGTAGACCGAACGGGTTACGCCCTGATTCCGGGACTGATCAACGCCCACACCCATGCCAGCATGACGCTGTTTCGGGGCCTGGCCGATGACCTGGCGCTGATGGACTGGCTGCAAAACCATATCTGGCCTGCCGAGGCGCGCTGGGTCAGCCCGGCATTTGTGCGTGACGGTGCCGAACTGGCTGTCGCCGAAATGCTGCGCAGCGGCACCACTTGCTTTTGTGATATGTATTTCTTCCCCGAAGACGTCGCCCATATTGCACTCAATACCGGTATACGTGCCGTAATCGGCATGATCATGATCGATTTCCCCAGCGCCTATGCCCAGACCGCTGATGAGTACCTGAGCAAGGGCCTGTCCCTGCACGACGATCTGCGTGCCTCCGAGCTTGTTAAAACAGCGTTTGCGCCGCACGCCCCCTATACCGTTTCCGATGCGCCGCTTGGACGCATTGCCATGTACGCTGATGAACTGGACATCCCGGTTACCATGCATGTTCATGAAACTGCTCATGAAGTTGAAGAAGCGCAAAACCAGGTCGGCAAACGGCCGATTCAGCGACTACAGGAAATCGGCTTGCTGAATCCACGACTCAATGCGGTACACATGACCCAGATCAATGATGACGAAATCAGCTTGCTTGCCGATAGCGGTGTTCATGTAGTGCACTGCCCTGAATCCAACCTGAAGCTGGCCAGCGGCTTCTGCCCGGTCCAAAAACTCCTTGATGCCGGCGTCAATGTCGCGCTGGGTACCGATGGCGCCGCCAGCAACAATGACCTCGATATGCTCGCCGAAATGCGAACCGCGGCATTACTGGCAAAAGGCGTGGCAGGAAACCCCAGCGCAGTTCCGGCCATGACCGCACTACGCATGGCCACCATTAATGGCGCCAAAGCCCTAGGACTTGAAGAGGAAACCGGATCACTGGAACAAGGCAAGGCAGCCGATATCGTCGCTGTCAGGCTGGATACACTGGAAACGCAGCCGGTGTATGACCCGGTTTCACAGATTGTCTACAGTGCCGGACGCGAACACGTGGCTGACGTCTGGGTAGCCGGCGAACACTTGCTGAAAGAAGGCAAATTGACCACCCTGAATGAAACGGAATTATTGAACAAGGCCCGACACTGGCGTGGTAAAATCGCCGAAACCCCTTCTTCGGAGTAA